The following proteins come from a genomic window of Paenibacillus sp. CAA11:
- the xerS gene encoding tyrosine recombinase XerS, whose amino-acid sequence MNIQKEIDRKKLDERAPLMPWFVQQFIDYKLPDLSPSTLLEYIRDYEQFFNWLRAEGLSRAGTNQDVTLEELEVLHMESIVAYRLYLTTRTTGTNSRITVSRKLSSLRSLFHYLSQIAEDENFYPLLKRNIMAKVEIKRIHKPKDTAAKLKGKILEEDELVDFIHYIHEGYGQDVASNKQALHAFEQNKVRDACIASLILNSGLRVSEVVNLNVNDLDLANKMLYVYRKGNNDETFKAPVYFREQAKDDLAEYLTLRDSRYRTPKREKALFVALPNGQQEGKRMTKRAIQAMIIKYAKRFGKPYLTVHKLRHSFATDYYLQNDIYKTKEQLGHASTETTEVYAHLTDKTMSEAIERRLEQ is encoded by the coding sequence ATGAATATACAAAAAGAAATCGACCGAAAGAAACTCGATGAACGTGCCCCTCTTATGCCCTGGTTCGTTCAGCAGTTTATTGACTATAAACTGCCTGATCTATCCCCTTCCACACTGCTAGAATATATCAGGGATTATGAGCAGTTTTTTAATTGGCTTCGTGCCGAGGGGCTCAGCAGAGCGGGAACTAACCAAGATGTTACCCTGGAGGAGCTTGAGGTTCTGCATATGGAGAGCATCGTGGCTTACCGACTGTATCTTACAACGCGTACAACCGGCACGAATTCACGGATAACCGTATCCCGTAAGCTTTCTTCCTTACGCTCATTATTCCATTATTTAAGTCAAATTGCGGAAGATGAGAATTTCTATCCCCTGCTCAAGCGCAATATTATGGCCAAGGTGGAGATCAAACGAATCCACAAACCGAAGGACACAGCCGCCAAGCTGAAAGGGAAAATTCTTGAGGAAGATGAGCTGGTTGATTTCATCCACTACATTCACGAAGGCTATGGACAGGATGTTGCGAGCAACAAGCAGGCCTTACACGCTTTTGAGCAAAACAAGGTAAGAGATGCCTGTATTGCCAGCCTAATTCTCAATTCTGGGCTTCGCGTATCCGAGGTGGTAAATCTCAATGTCAATGACCTTGACCTGGCGAACAAAATGCTCTATGTATACCGTAAAGGCAACAACGACGAGACCTTTAAGGCACCGGTTTATTTTCGCGAACAAGCCAAAGATGATCTGGCCGAATATTTAACGTTAAGAGATTCAAGATACCGGACACCAAAGCGTGAAAAGGCGCTATTCGTAGCCCTGCCGAACGGCCAACAAGAAGGCAAACGGATGACCAAACGGGCGATTCAGGCCATGATCATTAAATATGCCAAACGGTTCGGCAAGCCTTACTTAACGGTACATAAGCTGCGTCACTCGTTCGCTACAGATTACTATTTGCAAAATGATATCTACAAGACCAAAGAGCAGCTCGGACATGCTTCTACAGAAACCACTGAAGTATACGCCCATCTAACCGATAAGACCATGTCTGAGGCGATTGAGCGCCGACTTGAACAATAG
- a CDS encoding GNAT family N-acetyltransferase has translation MTKWLEPVQESERKVLENLLQFYIYDFTDYLDLRVEYDGRFANYPLDAFWGQEPQLKHAYFIKCKGELAGFALIEALNGHPDGDYYVTEFFVLRKFRRSGVGKAAAHELFRKYEGRWIVQQIPKNIPAQAFWRKTIEEFAPEGYVEKTREENGNIIQLFRSEG, from the coding sequence ATGACGAAGTGGCTAGAACCGGTACAGGAATCTGAGCGCAAAGTGCTTGAGAATTTATTGCAGTTCTACATCTATGATTTTACGGATTACTTAGACCTCCGTGTTGAATATGATGGAAGGTTTGCGAACTATCCGCTTGACGCCTTCTGGGGTCAGGAGCCTCAGCTTAAGCACGCCTATTTCATAAAATGTAAAGGAGAGCTTGCTGGATTTGCGTTAATAGAAGCCTTGAACGGTCACCCGGATGGCGACTATTATGTCACAGAATTTTTTGTGCTTCGCAAGTTTCGCAGATCGGGAGTAGGAAAGGCTGCAGCACATGAGCTGTTCCGGAAATATGAAGGAAGGTGGATAGTACAGCAAATCCCCAAAAATATCCCTGCCCAAGCGTTCTGGAGAAAGACAATCGAAGAATTTGCCCCTGAAGGGTATGTAGAAAAGACAAGAGAAGAGAACGGCAATATCATTCAGTTGTTCAGGTCCGAAGGATAG
- a CDS encoding nucleotide disphospho-sugar-binding domain-containing protein produces the protein MPQLEVLQKAKLFITHGDMNSTSESLYYGVPLIVLPQSADQPIVARCVDEIGAGIHLNPEA, from the coding sequence GTGCCGCAACTCGAAGTACTGCAGAAGGCCAAGTTGTTTATCACACATGGAGACATGAATAGTACCAGCGAAAGCCTTTATTATGGTGTGCCGCTGATTGTACTTCCTCAAAGCGCCGACCAGCCTATTGTTGCGCGGTGTGTGGATGAAATCGGTGCAGGTATCCACCTGAATCCAGAAGCTTAA
- a CDS encoding DUF4247 domain-containing protein produces MKKGPALYLKIVLVLSLVVGLLSGCGGSGPNVKESYPLESVNREGNSTSYVYRAVNETVPEVAAKLADQKKPKEMSAESDERMFLVYDKEYYHLQKDTAKPEDTLIEVDSEEYVRNNYDSSFLQGYLTATLIGSLFDSLGGYGGGSYRGYSSRDTYHPEKSYRTPTQEDKKAAPPLTVEKKGSITRRGKTSTDSGGSSWFGGGSSDSGSSSKGSISRNKDGSSSSKSYSKPKRSITKPKTRSGRGGISRRSRR; encoded by the coding sequence ATGAAGAAAGGCCCTGCATTATATCTTAAGATCGTTCTGGTACTGAGTCTGGTGGTCGGATTGCTGAGCGGATGTGGGGGCAGCGGGCCTAATGTGAAGGAAAGCTACCCGCTGGAATCCGTAAACCGTGAGGGGAATTCGACATCATACGTGTACCGCGCCGTGAACGAGACCGTTCCAGAGGTAGCAGCCAAGCTGGCAGATCAGAAGAAGCCGAAGGAAATGTCTGCCGAAAGCGATGAACGCATGTTCCTCGTCTATGATAAGGAATATTATCATCTGCAGAAGGATACGGCCAAACCAGAGGACACCCTGATTGAGGTGGACTCGGAGGAGTACGTTCGCAATAATTACGACTCCAGCTTTCTTCAGGGATACCTGACAGCCACGCTGATCGGCAGCTTATTTGATAGTCTGGGAGGTTATGGAGGCGGCAGCTATCGAGGTTATAGCAGCAGGGATACCTATCATCCTGAGAAGAGCTACCGAACACCTACCCAAGAGGATAAGAAAGCGGCTCCTCCTTTAACGGTTGAGAAGAAGGGGAGCATTACGCGGCGCGGCAAAACAAGTACGGATAGCGGTGGTTCAAGCTGGTTTGGCGGCGGCTCTTCGGATTCCGGAAGCAGCAGCAAAGGCAGTATATCGCGAAACAAGGATGGAAGCTCAAGTAGTAAGAGCTATTCTAAGCCAAAGAGGTCGATCACGAAGCCAAAGACCAGATCAGGTCGCGGCGGGATTTCTAGGCGAAGCCGACGTTAA
- the yidC gene encoding membrane protein insertase YidC: MGSNKGFTSKGRIIGLIGVIMLVLLLSACGTNTKVIDSNTPGFFNHYVVFPLSYLVRHLADWFGGSYGLAIMVITLMVRIALMPLMMKQARNQQKMRRTMNLMKPDLDRIKEKYAGKKDRDAQLKLQEETMAVYKKHQFNPLNIGCLPVLIQLPILSGMYTAIRLTPELSSHSFLWFQLGKPDHMLAIIVAVIYLLQTKLSQKNMPAEQQKQLALMGYISPIMMLVFSFNTPAALPLYWMVGGTFLLLQNLLFRKLYPVEPVEPQDRATQDKIAKA; this comes from the coding sequence ATGGGATCAAATAAAGGATTCACTTCCAAGGGACGGATTATTGGACTTATCGGTGTCATAATGCTGGTTCTTCTGCTGTCGGCATGCGGCACAAATACGAAGGTCATTGATTCAAATACACCTGGTTTCTTCAATCATTATGTAGTATTTCCGCTGTCCTATCTAGTCCGGCATCTTGCGGATTGGTTTGGCGGAAGCTACGGGCTTGCTATTATGGTAATCACTCTGATGGTACGGATTGCCCTGATGCCTTTGATGATGAAGCAAGCCCGGAACCAGCAGAAGATGCGAAGAACGATGAATTTGATGAAGCCTGATCTGGACCGGATTAAGGAGAAATATGCAGGGAAGAAGGACCGTGACGCGCAGCTTAAGCTGCAGGAAGAGACGATGGCTGTATATAAAAAACACCAGTTCAACCCGCTAAATATCGGATGCTTACCGGTGTTAATACAGCTGCCTATTTTATCAGGAATGTATACGGCTATTCGCCTAACCCCAGAATTGTCATCTCATTCTTTTCTCTGGTTTCAATTAGGCAAACCGGATCATATGTTGGCGATAATCGTTGCAGTCATTTACCTGCTTCAGACTAAGTTGTCCCAGAAGAATATGCCTGCTGAGCAGCAGAAGCAGTTAGCGTTAATGGGATATATCTCACCTATCATGATGCTGGTATTCTCATTCAATACACCAGCGGCGCTGCCTCTTTATTGGATGGTGGGCGGAACCTTCCTGCTGCTTCAGAATTTGTTGTTCCGCAAGCTCTATCCGGTGGAACCCGTTGAACCTCAAGACCGGGCGACTCAGGACAAGATTGCTAAAGCATAA
- a CDS encoding molybdopterin molybdotransferase MoeA, translated as MNAASNSSSKFRRTALQVADAQQLILPRVPRAAVETVNLIEAQGRILAEKVIAPHPYPHFRRSGMDGFALRSEDTKGASSEEMVWLEVVDEIPCGSLPSVVLKPGMVARIMTGAKVPDEADAVVMLEMTETRESGGTFIGLKREIEAGKNVTPVGQELAQGELILDHGRAISAGEISVLATFGIANVQVAVKPRVAIFSTGSELLRVDEPLQDGKIRNSNTYTLAAQVRAAGAEPFMLEAIEDDLVLAKGRVEQALAEYDFVITTGGVSVGDFDIMADLVREDGVELLFNKIAMRPGSVTTAAVKNGKLLFALSGNPGACFVGFELFVRPAIQTMMGSVTPYLTSFEAILGSDYNKVNNFTRFVRGRTEIQEGKVYVYPAALDESSVMITIKDSDCLIVIPPTTNGVTAGESVQVLKLSGTPA; from the coding sequence GTGAACGCAGCAAGTAATTCATCATCTAAATTTCGGCGTACTGCTCTGCAGGTTGCAGATGCACAGCAATTAATTTTACCCCGGGTTCCAAGAGCGGCAGTAGAAACGGTGAATCTTATAGAAGCTCAGGGCAGAATCCTGGCTGAGAAAGTAATAGCTCCTCATCCTTATCCGCACTTCCGCAGATCCGGTATGGATGGATTTGCACTTCGCAGTGAAGATACCAAGGGGGCAAGCAGCGAGGAAATGGTCTGGCTTGAAGTCGTTGACGAAATCCCTTGCGGATCGCTTCCGTCAGTAGTTCTTAAGCCAGGTATGGTCGCTAGGATCATGACAGGCGCGAAGGTTCCCGATGAAGCAGATGCGGTTGTTATGCTGGAAATGACAGAAACCCGCGAGAGCGGCGGAACCTTTATTGGACTCAAACGGGAGATCGAGGCTGGAAAGAATGTTACTCCTGTCGGACAAGAATTGGCACAGGGGGAATTGATCCTGGACCATGGCCGGGCAATTTCTGCTGGCGAGATCTCGGTTCTCGCAACTTTTGGAATTGCTAATGTGCAAGTAGCAGTAAAACCAAGAGTTGCTATTTTCTCAACGGGATCAGAGCTTCTTCGGGTAGATGAACCTCTCCAGGATGGGAAAATCCGCAATAGCAACACCTATACTTTAGCAGCGCAGGTTCGAGCAGCCGGAGCCGAACCGTTCATGCTCGAAGCCATTGAAGACGATCTCGTTCTGGCCAAAGGGCGTGTGGAGCAAGCGTTAGCGGAATATGATTTTGTGATCACAACAGGAGGCGTGTCGGTAGGGGACTTCGATATTATGGCGGATCTGGTGCGGGAAGATGGTGTTGAGCTGCTGTTCAACAAAATTGCCATGCGCCCAGGCAGTGTCACTACAGCTGCTGTTAAGAACGGGAAGTTGCTTTTTGCTCTCTCAGGCAATCCTGGAGCCTGCTTTGTCGGATTCGAGCTGTTTGTCAGACCCGCAATTCAGACGATGATGGGTTCTGTTACTCCTTATCTGACGAGCTTTGAGGCGATACTAGGGTCAGATTACAACAAGGTGAATAACTTTACAAGATTTGTACGAGGCAGAACAGAGATTCAAGAAGGGAAAGTTTATGTATACCCTGCTGCTTTGGATGAGTCCAGTGTAATGATCACCATTAAGGATAGCGACTGCCTGATCGTTATTCCGCCTACAACCAACGGTGTGACTGCGGGAGAGTCTGTTCAGGTGTTGAAGCTTTCTGGAACTCCTGCCTGA
- the pdxR gene encoding MocR-like pyridoxine biosynthesis transcription factor PdxR, translated as MLAIMPALDTAKKEPLYTQLYRYIKNEIQANNIPTHSKLPSQRKLANDLNVSRNTVDAAYQQLIAEGYLRSEARKGLFVVDIRSELLLAGSSSNTEMKRNTRQEKECQGSTSTADEYNFKYGNIDLIHFPYKLWRQMTIKSLASGQDSLLLYGEPQGEIELRNHIARYLYQSRGVECSAEQIVIGAGTQYLLSLICKLIGRDFVYGMEEPGYDRVRLILKDYVRRVEPIHLDEHGIDVAKLTLSEAKIVYVTPSHQFPSGIVMPVSRRLELIEWAQTTGGYIIEDDYDSEFRYEGKPIPSLQSLDRHGNVIYIGTFSKSLIPSLCLGYMVLPNKLLVKYIEKFGRYKQTTSRLHQHTLKLFIENGKWLKHLNKVRNIYRKRHQALLQAIQINMKDRVRILGSDSGLHLLLEPRNNMSEAELIRVAKEKGVIVYPVSPFYECSAPSQYPQILLGFAGLDENKIHEGIHLLSEAWYNEN; from the coding sequence ATGTTAGCGATAATGCCAGCTCTAGATACAGCAAAAAAGGAACCTCTCTATACCCAACTCTACCGTTATATAAAAAATGAAATTCAAGCAAATAACATTCCCACTCACAGCAAGCTGCCTTCACAAAGAAAATTAGCAAATGATTTAAATGTAAGTCGGAACACGGTAGACGCTGCTTACCAGCAGCTGATTGCCGAAGGTTATCTTCGAAGTGAGGCAAGAAAGGGATTATTTGTTGTCGATATAAGAAGCGAACTCCTTCTTGCAGGCTCCTCCTCTAACACAGAAATGAAGAGAAACACCCGTCAAGAGAAAGAGTGTCAAGGATCCACGTCAACAGCTGATGAGTATAATTTCAAGTATGGGAATATAGATTTAATCCATTTTCCATATAAGTTATGGCGTCAAATGACGATAAAAAGCCTAGCTTCAGGGCAAGATAGCCTACTATTGTATGGGGAACCGCAAGGAGAAATTGAACTTCGAAATCACATTGCAAGATACTTGTATCAATCTAGAGGAGTTGAATGCTCAGCTGAGCAAATCGTCATTGGAGCAGGAACACAATATCTGTTAAGTCTAATATGTAAATTGATTGGCAGGGATTTCGTTTATGGCATGGAAGAACCGGGGTATGATCGTGTACGGCTTATATTAAAAGACTATGTGAGAAGAGTTGAGCCCATCCATCTTGATGAGCATGGCATTGATGTAGCTAAGTTAACCCTTAGCGAAGCAAAGATCGTCTATGTTACTCCTTCTCATCAATTTCCATCTGGAATTGTAATGCCCGTTTCTCGGCGTTTGGAATTAATCGAATGGGCACAGACAACGGGAGGATATATCATTGAGGATGATTACGACAGTGAATTCAGATATGAAGGAAAGCCTATCCCATCACTACAAAGCCTTGATCGGCATGGAAACGTTATATATATAGGGACGTTCTCCAAATCTCTTATCCCCTCTCTCTGTTTGGGCTACATGGTGCTTCCAAATAAGCTGTTAGTAAAGTATATAGAAAAGTTTGGTCGATATAAACAGACGACTTCCCGACTACATCAACATACGCTAAAGCTCTTTATCGAAAACGGAAAATGGCTAAAGCATCTAAATAAAGTAAGAAATATTTATAGAAAAAGGCACCAGGCTTTACTTCAAGCGATTCAAATAAATATGAAAGATCGTGTCCGTATTTTGGGTTCAGATTCTGGTCTACACCTTCTTTTAGAACCAAGGAATAATATGTCAGAGGCAGAGCTTATCCGTGTCGCCAAGGAAAAAGGGGTTATAGTCTACCCCGTATCTCCATTTTATGAGTGTTCGGCTCCTTCTCAGTATCCCCAAATTCTTCTTGGATTTGCCGGTTTAGATGAGAACAAGATTCACGAGGGTATCCATTTACTTTCTGAAGCCTGGTATAACGAAAACTAG
- the mobB gene encoding molybdopterin-guanine dinucleotide biosynthesis protein B encodes MSERLDLDLRIPPVLQIVGYKNSGKTTVVRKLVEHYKGRGLRVAVIKHDGHEFEMDHEGTDTFRFTEAGAAAVAITSRQRTAVIREEESSLDSLVGQFRTFDLILVEGFKEEDYPKLLLVREPGDIKKLLRLKQPAGIIYWKQAKAEAEAEVRELLGAGGLPLFDMEDQGGWIKWTMDYFEQD; translated from the coding sequence ATGAGTGAAAGACTGGATTTGGATTTGCGCATTCCGCCGGTGCTGCAAATTGTAGGTTACAAGAACAGTGGCAAGACCACTGTAGTTCGAAAGCTAGTCGAGCATTATAAGGGTAGGGGTCTTCGGGTAGCCGTGATCAAGCATGATGGACATGAGTTCGAAATGGATCATGAGGGGACCGATACATTTCGGTTTACCGAAGCAGGAGCAGCTGCAGTCGCGATCACTTCAAGACAGCGAACCGCAGTCATAAGGGAAGAAGAGAGCTCCCTGGATTCCCTTGTTGGTCAATTCCGAACCTTTGACCTCATTCTGGTCGAAGGTTTCAAAGAAGAAGACTATCCCAAGCTGCTGCTGGTTAGAGAGCCGGGGGATATAAAGAAGCTGCTTCGTCTTAAACAGCCTGCTGGCATAATTTATTGGAAGCAAGCTAAGGCTGAGGCTGAAGCCGAGGTACGTGAATTACTAGGTGCTGGTGGATTGCCGCTATTTGATATGGAGGACCAGGGCGGATGGATCAAGTGGACGATGGATTATTTTGAGCAGGATTAA
- a CDS encoding aldo/keto reductase — protein sequence MEQREFGRTGMKVSMLGFGGAEIGRGTDALAVDKLLGSALDAGLNVIDTAECYGESEELIGRVLAHRRQDYYLFTKCGHASGMELDDWEPKLLEKTIDRSLQRLQTDYVDVIHLHSCSEEILRQGDVIGVLQRAKEKGKTRFIGYSGDSTAAVYAIATGVFDSFETSLNIADQEAVELTIPEAKKKGMGIIAKRPVANVAWTKENVDRNDYAYSYWKRLQELEYEFLRDDVSVSVSQALRFTLTVPGVDTAIVGTQNPDRWRQNAALLEKGLLSAEEYRAIRQRWHEIAKSDWIGLT from the coding sequence ATGGAACAGCGGGAATTTGGGCGTACAGGAATGAAGGTAAGTATGCTGGGGTTCGGTGGGGCTGAGATCGGGCGCGGAACAGATGCTTTAGCAGTGGATAAACTGCTGGGCTCGGCATTGGATGCAGGTCTTAACGTTATTGATACGGCGGAATGTTATGGAGAGAGTGAAGAACTGATCGGCCGGGTTCTTGCTCATCGCCGGCAAGATTACTATCTCTTTACCAAATGCGGACATGCCTCAGGCATGGAACTGGATGATTGGGAGCCGAAGCTGCTGGAGAAGACCATTGACCGAAGCCTGCAAAGACTGCAAACAGACTATGTGGATGTTATCCACCTGCATAGCTGTTCTGAGGAAATCCTCCGGCAGGGGGATGTAATTGGAGTGCTGCAGCGGGCGAAGGAGAAGGGCAAAACCCGATTTATCGGTTACAGCGGTGATAGCACGGCGGCCGTATATGCGATTGCTACAGGTGTGTTCGACAGCTTTGAAACTTCGCTAAACATAGCAGATCAAGAAGCGGTGGAGCTGACGATTCCTGAGGCTAAGAAGAAGGGGATGGGCATTATCGCCAAAAGACCTGTAGCAAATGTAGCTTGGACCAAGGAGAATGTAGATCGAAATGACTATGCATATTCGTACTGGAAAAGGCTACAGGAGCTGGAGTATGAGTTTTTGCGGGATGATGTATCTGTTTCTGTAAGCCAAGCTTTAAGATTTACCTTGACTGTTCCAGGTGTGGATACCGCTATCGTAGGCACACAGAATCCGGATCGCTGGCGTCAAAATGCAGCTCTATTGGAGAAAGGTCTGTTGTCAGCTGAAGAATACCGTGCAATAAGACAGCGGTGGCATGAGATAGCTAAGTCGGATTGGATTGGGCTTACTTAG